In the Paraburkholderia acidisoli genome, one interval contains:
- a CDS encoding TetR/AcrR family transcriptional regulator codes for MGHSRADKQATHGRIVAIAAQRFREVGIEGISVADIMTEAGLTVGGFYKHFASRDELVAQAMALALDDLEGWTDIAQRDLREAIRAYLCDAHRDLPASGCALAALANDVSRSGAAVREVYTSGLKRVVDIVERALPATKTGNRRTQALTLLSACVGALTLSRAVTDEALSRQILDNVADELIAAFALTRSRAAS; via the coding sequence ATGGGACATTCCCGGGCTGACAAACAGGCAACGCATGGCAGGATCGTCGCGATTGCCGCGCAACGGTTTCGCGAGGTGGGCATCGAGGGCATCAGCGTTGCCGACATCATGACCGAAGCCGGTCTCACGGTGGGCGGCTTCTACAAGCACTTCGCCTCGCGCGACGAACTGGTGGCGCAGGCCATGGCGTTGGCGCTCGACGATCTCGAAGGCTGGACCGACATCGCGCAGCGCGATTTACGAGAGGCGATTCGTGCGTACCTGTGCGACGCGCACCGCGATCTTCCGGCTTCGGGTTGCGCCCTTGCCGCGCTCGCCAACGACGTTAGCCGCAGCGGCGCAGCCGTGCGCGAGGTCTACACGAGCGGTCTGAAACGGGTAGTGGATATCGTCGAGCGCGCGCTGCCGGCGACGAAAACGGGCAACCGGCGCACTCAGGCGCTCACGCTGTTGAGCGCGTGCGTGGGGGCATTGACGCTATCGCGCGCCGTCACGGACGAAGCGCTGTCGCGGCAAATTCTCGACAACGTCGCCGACGAACTGATCGCCGCCTTCGCCCTCACGCGGTCGCGCGCGGCCTCGTGA
- the grxC gene encoding glutaredoxin 3, whose amino-acid sequence MPTVTMYSTRVCPYCLRAEALLKARGVQHIEKILIDTNPERRAEMMERTGRRTVPQIYIGETHVGGFDDLSALDRSGDLTPLLGAMSAQ is encoded by the coding sequence ATGCCGACCGTCACGATGTATTCCACGCGAGTTTGCCCGTATTGCCTGCGCGCGGAAGCGCTTCTGAAAGCGCGTGGTGTGCAGCACATCGAAAAGATCCTGATCGACACGAATCCGGAGCGGCGCGCGGAAATGATGGAACGGACCGGCCGCCGCACGGTGCCGCAGATCTATATTGGCGAGACCCATGTGGGCGGTTTCGACGACCTGTCCGCGCTCGACCGTAGTGGCGACCTCACGCCGTTGCTCGGCGCGATGAGCGCGCAATAA